One stretch of Streptomyces sp. NBC_00443 DNA includes these proteins:
- the thrS gene encoding threonine--tRNA ligase: MSDVRVIIQRDSEREERVVTTGTTAADLFAGERSVIAARVGGELRDLSYVLSDGEEVEGVEISSEDGLNILRHSTAHVLAQAVQELFPEAKLGIGPPVKDGFYYDFDVEKPFTPEDLKAVEKKMQEIQKRGQKFARRVVTDEAAREELAAEPYKLELIGLKGSASSDDGADVEVGAGELTIYDNLDAKTGDLCWKDLCRGPHLPSTRAIPAFKLMRNAAAYWRGSEKNPMLQRIYGTAWPSKDELKGYLDFLAEAEKRDHRKLGNELDLFSIPEQIGSGLAVFHPKGGIVRRVMEDYSRRRHEEEGYEFVYTPHATKGKLFETSGHLDWYAEGMYPPMQLDEGVDYYLKPMNCPMHNLIFDARGRSYRELPLRLFEFGTVYRYEKSGVVHGLTRARGFTQDDAHIYCTREQMSDELDKTLTFVLGLLRDYGLTDFYLELSTKDPEKFVGSDEVWEEATETLRQVAEKQGLPLVPDPGGAAFYGPKISVQTKDAIGRTWQMSTIQLDFNLPERFDLEYTGPDGAKQRPVMIHRALFGSIERFFAVLLEHYAGAFPAWLAPVQALGIPIGDGHVDYLEKFAAAAKKKGLRVEVDSSSDRMQKKIRNAQKQKVPFMVIAGDEDMANNAVSFRYRDGSQENGIPFDEAIAKIATVVEERTQI; the protein is encoded by the coding sequence GTGTCAGACGTCCGTGTGATCATCCAGCGCGATTCCGAGCGGGAAGAACGCGTGGTGACGACGGGCACTACGGCCGCCGACCTCTTCGCCGGCGAGCGCTCGGTCATCGCCGCGCGCGTGGGCGGCGAGCTCAGGGATCTGTCGTACGTGCTCTCGGACGGCGAGGAGGTCGAGGGCGTCGAGATCTCCTCCGAGGACGGCCTGAACATCCTGCGCCACTCCACCGCGCACGTGCTGGCGCAGGCCGTGCAGGAGCTCTTCCCCGAGGCCAAGCTGGGCATCGGCCCGCCGGTCAAGGACGGCTTCTACTACGACTTCGACGTCGAGAAGCCGTTCACGCCCGAGGATCTCAAGGCCGTCGAGAAGAAGATGCAGGAGATCCAGAAGCGCGGCCAGAAGTTCGCCCGCCGTGTCGTCACCGACGAGGCCGCCCGCGAGGAGCTCGCCGCCGAGCCCTACAAGCTGGAGCTGATCGGCCTCAAGGGCTCCGCCTCGTCCGACGACGGCGCGGACGTCGAGGTCGGTGCCGGCGAGCTGACGATCTACGACAACCTGGACGCCAAGACCGGCGACCTGTGCTGGAAGGACCTCTGCCGCGGCCCGCACCTGCCGTCGACCCGCGCGATCCCGGCGTTCAAGCTGATGCGCAACGCGGCCGCCTACTGGCGCGGCAGCGAGAAGAACCCGATGCTCCAGCGCATCTACGGCACCGCCTGGCCGTCCAAGGACGAGCTCAAGGGCTACCTCGACTTCCTCGCCGAGGCCGAGAAGCGCGACCACCGCAAGCTGGGTAATGAACTCGACCTGTTCTCGATCCCCGAGCAGATCGGCTCCGGCCTCGCCGTCTTCCACCCCAAGGGCGGCATCGTCCGCCGCGTGATGGAGGACTACTCGCGCCGCCGCCACGAGGAGGAGGGCTACGAGTTCGTCTACACCCCGCATGCGACGAAGGGGAAGCTCTTCGAGACGTCGGGCCACCTGGACTGGTACGCCGAGGGCATGTACCCGCCCATGCAGCTCGACGAGGGCGTGGACTACTACCTCAAGCCCATGAACTGCCCGATGCACAACCTGATCTTCGACGCGCGCGGGCGTTCCTACCGTGAACTGCCGCTGCGCCTCTTCGAGTTCGGGACCGTGTACCGGTACGAGAAGTCGGGTGTCGTCCACGGCCTCACGCGCGCACGTGGCTTCACGCAGGACGACGCGCACATCTACTGCACGCGTGAGCAGATGTCGGACGAGCTCGACAAGACGCTCACCTTCGTCCTCGGCCTGCTCCGCGACTACGGCCTGACCGACTTCTACCTGGAGCTGTCCACCAAGGACCCGGAGAAGTTCGTCGGCTCGGACGAGGTCTGGGAGGAGGCCACGGAGACGCTCCGCCAGGTCGCCGAGAAGCAGGGTCTGCCCCTGGTCCCGGACCCGGGCGGCGCCGCCTTCTACGGGCCCAAGATCTCCGTCCAGACCAAGGACGCGATCGGCCGCACCTGGCAGATGTCGACCATCCAGCTCGACTTCAACCTGCCGGAGCGCTTCGACCTGGAGTACACCGGTCCGGACGGCGCGAAGCAGCGCCCGGTCATGATCCACCGCGCGCTGTTCGGCTCGATCGAGCGGTTCTTCGCGGTGCTCCTGGAGCACTACGCGGGCGCCTTCCCGGCGTGGCTGGCCCCGGTCCAGGCCCTCGGCATCCCGATCGGCGACGGGCACGTCGACTACCTGGAGAAGTTCGCCGCGGCGGCCAAGAAGAAGGGCCTGCGGGTCGAGGTCGACTCTTCCTCGGACCG